In the genome of Mucilaginibacter defluvii, one region contains:
- a CDS encoding response regulator: protein MVAKVVVIEDDKDILDILKYVLEEAGYEVITANDSSVLAYIDQLDPNIILIDEWLGADKGSYCCTTLKSTIALRHIPVVLMSAATNIESIAQSCGADAYIKKPFDIDQVTFIVGSLLGNVTHISA, encoded by the coding sequence ATGGTAGCAAAAGTAGTGGTCATCGAAGATGACAAAGACATTCTGGACATATTGAAATATGTTTTAGAAGAGGCGGGTTACGAAGTTATAACAGCTAATGACAGTTCGGTTTTGGCTTATATTGATCAGCTTGATCCGAACATCATATTGATTGACGAATGGCTGGGCGCTGATAAAGGCAGCTATTGCTGCACAACCCTGAAATCAACCATCGCATTGAGACATATTCCCGTTGTGCTGATGTCCGCCGCAACCAACATCGAAAGCATCGCGCAAAGCTGTGGGGCCGATGCTTATATCAAAAAACCATTTGATATTGACCAAGTAACATTTATTGTTGGTAGCCTATTAGGTAATGTTACGCATATATCTGCCTAA